The Micropterus dolomieu isolate WLL.071019.BEF.003 ecotype Adirondacks linkage group LG20, ASM2129224v1, whole genome shotgun sequence genome has a segment encoding these proteins:
- the zrsr2 gene encoding U2 small nuclear ribonucleoprotein auxiliary factor 35 kDa subunit-related protein 2 — translation MATSTPLSFAPVLSQKQRRAALRKERRKRKRQALAQARGNVLGLKNGAPVDEEINDEDSDYNYIAEEERLRLHEEWLEKERLAQEEFRLRSEREEAARKRKEEEERMIKEEWEAQQRREQEEKDQKQQEKRGREEAVQKMLDEAENQLDNGGPWMNPEAPVTENSENFGTERDVANCPFFLKTGACRFGERCSRKHVYPTASPTLMIRGMFITFGMEESRRDDYDIDAWLEHSEEELQESFLEFYHDVLPELKSVGKVVQFKVSCNYEPHLRGNVYIQFDTEEQCKEALIKFNGRWYAGRQLHCELCPVTRWKNAICGLFDRQKCPKGKHCNFLHVFRNPGNEFWEADRDLHMSPDRSVRGSRRDGWQSERYGDRSWRQRHCSRSPPRSERSHCRRDGDRRRSTSRERSRESRASHQHREDKWSSRSKHSDRRNNWYMSRSRDRSRSLSRDREQDKLRNRSREKDREHKFRNRSEERDSRDKDTDIYGKARERSRSSSREGERKKQSRERSPKKPDRNGKTCNDDLNTRRHHKQSKKSKKKNKKKHKKKNHLPEETGTSGESEKERESKEETVENLTATSPHREINDTELFQKNNDVDESPRVDSEKT, via the exons ATGGCAACATCAACTCCACTGAGTTTTGCTCCCGTGTTAAG TCAAAAGCAACGCAGGGCTGCTctgaggaaagagagaagaaaacgGAAACGGCAAGCTCTTGCCCAAGCCAGAGGAAATG TTTTAGGTTTAAAAAATGGAGCGCCTGTCGATGAAGAAATAAATGATGAAGATAGTGACTATAATTATATTGCTGAGGAGGAAAG ACTGCGGCTGCACGAAGAGTGGCTGGAAAAAGAGAGGCTTGCCCAGGAGGAATTCAGGCTGAGGTCTGAGAGGGAGGAAGCTGCaaggaaaaggaaagaggaggaggag CGGATGATAAAAGAGGAATGGGAGGCccagcagaggagagaacaagAGGAAAAAGACCAGAAGCAGCAGGAGAAGCGAGGCAGAGAG GAGGCTGTTCAGAAAATGTTGGATGAAGCTGAAAatcag CTAGATAATGGAGGACCATGGATGAATCCTGAGGCTCCTGTGACGGAGAACTCTGAGAACTTTGGGACTGAGCGTGACGTAGCCAACTGTCCGTTCTTCCTTAAGACCGGAGCATGTCGATTTGGAGAAAG ATGCTCTCGGAAGCACGTTTATCCCACAGCCAGCCCGACTCTGATGATCAGAGGTATGTTTATAACGTTTGGCATGGAAGAGTCACGTCGCGATGATTACGACATTGATGCTTGGTTGGAACACAGcgaggaggagctgcaggaatCTTTCCTCGAGTTCTACCATGATGTCCTGCCGGAGTTAAAGAGTGTTGGCAAGGTGGTGCAATTCAAG GTCAGCTGCAATTACGAACCACACCTGAGAGgaaatgtttacattcagtttgACAC TGAGGAGCAGTGTAAAGAGGCCTTAATCAAGTTCAATGGTAGGTGGTACGCAGGCCGGCAGCTTCATTGTGAGTTATGTCCTGTAACACGGTGGAAGAACGCTATATGTG GATTGTTTGACAGACAGAAGTGCCCCAAAGGGAAGCACTGTAACTTCCTACATGTATTTCGAAACCCTGGCAATGAATTCTGGGAGGCTGACAGAGACCTACATATGTCACCAGACCGCAGCGTCAGGGGGAGTCGCAGAGACGGGTGGCAATCAGAGCGATACGGAGACCGATCGTGGAGGCAACGTCACTGCAGCAGGAGCCCGCCGAGATCTGAGAGATCACACTGCAGACGAGATGGCGACAGGCGGAGGAGCACGAGCAGAGAGAGGAGTCGAGAGAGCAGGGCCTCCCACCAGCATAGAGAGGACAAGTGGTCTTCCAGATCCAAACACAGTGACAGGAGGAACAACTGGTATATGAGCAGAAGTAGGGACAGGTCGAGGAGTTTAAGTAGAGACCGAGAGCAAGACAAGCTGAGAAACAGGAGTAGAGAAAAAGACAGGGAGCACAAGTTTAGGAATAGaagtgaagagagagacagtagagacaaagacacagacatTTATGGAAAAGCCAGAGAAAGGTCAAGAAGCTCAAGCAGAGAAGGGGAAAGAAAGAAGCAAAGTAGAGAAAGGAGCCCCAAGAAACCAGATAGAAATGGGAAAACCTGTAATGATGATCTCAACACACGCCGCCACCACAAACAGTCCAAAAAGAGcaagaaaaagaacaagaagaagcaCAAGAAGAAAAACCATTTGCCTGAAGAGACAGGCACATCTGGTGAGtctgaaaaggagagagagtCAAAGGAGGAGACCGTGGAGAATCTCACTGCAACAAGTCCCCATCGGGAAATAAATGATACAGAGCTATTTCAGAAAAACAATGATGTGGATGAGAGTCCCCGTGTGGACAGTGAGAAGACTTAA
- the LOC123958872 gene encoding AP-1 complex subunit sigma-2-like: MQFMLLFSRQGKLRLQKWYVPLSDKERKKISRDLVQTILARKPKMCSFLEWRDLKIVYKRYASLYFCCAVEDQDNELITLEIIHRYVELLDKYFGSVCELDIIFNFEKAYFILDEFLLGGEAQETSKKNVLKAIEQADLLQEEAEAPRSVLEEIGLT, encoded by the exons ATGCAGTTCATGCTGCTGTTCAGCCGGCAGGGAAAGCTGCGGTTACAGAAATGGTATGTGCCTCTGTCCgacaaggagaggaagaagatctCCAGAGACCTGGTGCAGACCATACTGGCCAGGAAGCCCAAGATGTGCAGTTTCTTGGAATGGAGGGACCTCAAGATTGTGTACAAGAG ATATGCGAGCCTGTATTTCTGCTGTGCAGTAGAAGATCAGGATAATGAGCTGATCACCCTGGAGATCATCCATAGATATGTGGAGCTGCTGGACAAATACTTTGGCAGC GTGTGCGAGTTGGATATTATCTTCAACTTCGAGAAGGCCTACTTTATCCTGGACGAGTTCCTGCTGGGCGGAGAGGCCCAGGAAACATCCAAGAAGAACGTGTTAAAGGCCATCGAGCAGGCTGACCTGCTACAGGAG GAGGCTGAGGCGCCACGGAGCGTTTTAGAAGAAATTGGGCTGACATAA